The Pseudomonas multiresinivorans DNA window ATGCTTAGTCTCAAGCCTCGCTCGCGGCTTCATCGCCCCGCGCTATGCTTGGGTCCACCCTGCGTCCCGATGAGTCTATGGCCGGCCTGATTCCACAATCCTTCATCGATGACCTGCTCAACCGCACCGATATTCTCGATGTGGTGAGTTCGCGCATCCAGCTGAAGAAGACCGGCAAGAACTACAGCGCCTGCTGCCCGTTCCACAAGGAGAAGACACCCTCCTTCACCGTCAGCCCGGACAAGCAGTTCTACTACTGCTTCGGCTGTGGCGCCGGCGGCAACGCGCTCGGCTTCATCATGGACCACGACCAGCTGGACTTCGTCCAGGCGGTCGAGGACCTGGCCAAGCGCGCCGGGATGGACATCCCCCGCGAGGAAGGCCGGCGCGGCAACAAGCCCCGGCAACCGGTCGACTCGCCGCTGTACCCGCTGCTGGCCGGCGCCGCCGAGTTCTACCGCCAGGCACTCAAGAGCCACCCGGCACGCAAGGCCGCCGTGGAATACCTCAAGGGTCGCGGCCTGACCGGCGAAATCGCCCGCGACTTCGGCCTGGGCTTCGCCCCGCCGGGCTGGGACAACCTGCTGAAGAACCTGGGCGGCGACAACCTGCAGCTCAAGGCCATGCTCGATGCCGGCCTGCTGGTGGAAAACCCCGACAGCGGCAAGCGCTACGACCGCTTCCGCGACCGGGTGATCTTCCCCATCCGCGACAGCCGCGGCCGGGTGATCGCCTTCGGCGGCCGCGTATTGGGCGACGACAAGCCGAAATACCTGAACTCGCCGGAAACCCCGGTCTTCCATAAAGGACAGGAGCTCTACGGCCTGTTCGAAGCGCGGAAGAACAACCGGGATCTCGACGAGATCATGGTGGTCGAAGGCTACATGGACGTCATCGCACTGGCGCAGCAGGGCATCCGCAACGCGGTCGCCACCCTGGGCACGGCCACCAGCGAAGAACACATCAAGCGGCTGTTCCGCATCGTGCCGAACATCCTCTTCTGCTTCGACGGCGACCAGGCCGGCCGCAATGCTGCCTGGCGCGCACTGGAGTCGGCACTGAGCAACCTGCAGGACGGACGCAAGGTGCGCTTCCTGTTCCTGCCCGAAGGCGAAGACCCGGACAGCCTGGTACGCGCCGAAGGCCCGGATGCGTTCCGTGCCCGCCTCGCCCACCAGGCACAGCCGCTGGCGGACTACTTCTTCCAGCAACTGACCGAGGAAGCCGACCCCAGCACGCTGGAAGGCAAGGCGCACCTGGCGACCCTGGCCGGACCGCTGCTGGAGAAGATCCCCGGCAATACGCTGCGCCTGCTGATGCGCCAGCGCCTGGGCGAGATCACTGGCCTGTCCGCCGAAGCGCTCAGCCAGATCAGTGCGCCGCGCTCGGGCCTCACCGGCCAGGCCAAACCGAATCACACCCCTGCAACGGCGCAGGCACCTGGCTCGGAGCAGCACGCCCACGAGTACGCCGACTACGACATGGGCCAGTTCGCCGGCCAAGGCGACAGTCATTACCAGGACGCTTCGAGTTACTTCGAAGCGCCGATGGAGTTTTCCCCCGGCAACGGCGGAGCCAAGCAGGGCAAGAAGCCCTGGAAGGGCGATCGCAAATGGGATGGCAAAGGCAGGAAAGGCGACTTCACGCCACGCCAGCCGCGCACCGAGATCAGCGTCGAATCGCCGACCCTGACCGCGCTGCGCACCCTGCTGCACCATCCCCAACTGGCGCAGAGCGTCGAGGATGCGAGCCACTTCTCCAACGAGGGACAGACCTATTCGCAATTGCTCGCCGCACTGGTCGAAGCGTTGCAGAAGAATCCGAAACAGAGCTCGATGCACCTCATCGCGCGCTGGCACGGAACGCCCCAAGGGCGCCTGCTACAGGTGCTGGCGGGAAAAGAATGGCTGATCGACGACGGCAATCTTGAAAAGCAGTTCGTCGACACCATTACTACACTTGCACACAACCAGCTGCTCAGCAGCCGTGAAGCCCGCTTGCACAGCGTGCTGCGAAAGAACCCCAGTGAACTGACCGACGAAGAGAAAGCGTTACTGCGGGAGCACTACAGCACCCCCTCTTCAACAGGCAGCCAGAGCTGAACTGGCGCCTGAAGCCTCGAATCTGGTATAATCCTCGGCTTATTTCAGCCCGCCAAGACCTTCAGTGGATAGGGTGTTATGTCCGGAAAAGCGCAACAGCAATCTCGTCTCAAAGAGTTGATCACCCGTGGTCGTGAGCAGGGTTACCTGACTTACGCGGAGGTCAACGACCACCTGCCGGAGGATATCTCTGATCCGGAACAGGTAGAAGACATCATCCGCATGATCAACGACATGGGGATCAACGTATTCGAGACAGCCCCGGATGCGGATGCCCTGTTGCTGGCGGAAACCGATACCGATGAAGCTGCCGCCGAAGAAGCTGCTGCCGCCCTTGCCGCGGTAGAGAGCGACGTTGGCCGTACGACCGACCCGGTGCGCATGTACATGCGTGAAATGGGTACCGTGGAGCTGCTGACCCGCGAAGGCGAGATCGAAATCGCCAAACGCATCGAGGAAGGCATCCGCGAGGTCATGAGCGCCATCGCCCAGTTCCCGGGCGCGGTGGACGGCATTCTCGAAGAGTACAACCGCATCGTTACCGAAGGCGGCCGCCTATCGGACGTTCTCAGCGGCTACATCGACCCGGATGACGGCACCCTGCCGGCCGAGGAAGTCGAGCCGGTCGGCCTGAAGGACGACGCCGAAGCCAAGGATAAGGACAAGGACGAAGAGGACGAAGAGTCCGACGGCGATAGCGAGGAAGAAGAAGGCGATGGCGGTCCGGATCCGGAAGAAGCCGCCCGTCGCTTCGGCGCCGTCTCCGAGCAGCTGGAAAAGGCCAAGAAGGCCCTGAAGAAGCACGGTCGCGGCAGTAAGCAGGCAACCGAAGAACTGGTCGCCCTGGCCGAGCTGTTCATGCCGATCAAGCTGGTGCCCAAGCAGTTCGACGTGCTGGTTGCCAAGGTCCGCGATGCGCTGGATAGCGTGCGCCGCCAGGAACGCGCCATCATGCAGCTGTGCGTGCGTGATGCTCGCATGCCGCGTGCCGACTTCCTGCGCCAGTTCCCCGGCCACGAAACCGACACCGCCTGGGTCGACTCCGTACTCAAGGGCAAGCCCAAGTACGCCGAGGCCATCGAGCGCCTGCGTGACGACATCCTGCGCAACCAGCAGAAGTTGGTCGACCTGGAAACCAGCTCGCAGCTGACCGTTGCCGAGATCAAGGACGTCAACCGTTCCATGTCCATCGGCGAGGCGAAAGCCCGTCGTGCGAAGAAGGAGATGGTCGAGGCGAACCTGCGTCTTGTGATCTCCATCGCCAAGAAGTACACCAACCGCGGCTTGCAGTTCCTCGACCTGATCCAGGAAGGCAACATCGGCCTGATGAAGGCGGTGGATAAGTTCGAATACCGTCGCGGCTACAAGTTCTCGACCTATGCCACCTGGTGGATCCGCCAGGCGATCACCCGTTCGATCGCCGACCAGGCCCGCACCATCCGTATTCCGGTGCACATGATCGAGACGATCAACAAGCTCAACCGTATCTCCCGCCAGATGTTGCAGGAGATGGGCCGTGAACCGACCCCGGAAGAGCTGGGCGAACGCATGGACATGCCGGAAGACAAAATCCGCAAGGTCCTGAAGATCGCCAAGGAACCGATCTCCATGGAAACGCCGATCGGTGACGACGAAGACTCGCACCTGGGCGACTTCATCGAGGACTCCACCATGCAGTCTCCGATCGAAGTGGCGACCAGCGAGAGCCTCAAGGAAGCCACCCGCGAAGTCCTCGCCGGCCTCACCGCTCGCGAAGCCAAGGTCCTGCGCATGCGCTTCGGCATCGACATGAATACCGACCACACCCTCGAGG harbors:
- the dnaG gene encoding DNA primase produces the protein MAGLIPQSFIDDLLNRTDILDVVSSRIQLKKTGKNYSACCPFHKEKTPSFTVSPDKQFYYCFGCGAGGNALGFIMDHDQLDFVQAVEDLAKRAGMDIPREEGRRGNKPRQPVDSPLYPLLAGAAEFYRQALKSHPARKAAVEYLKGRGLTGEIARDFGLGFAPPGWDNLLKNLGGDNLQLKAMLDAGLLVENPDSGKRYDRFRDRVIFPIRDSRGRVIAFGGRVLGDDKPKYLNSPETPVFHKGQELYGLFEARKNNRDLDEIMVVEGYMDVIALAQQGIRNAVATLGTATSEEHIKRLFRIVPNILFCFDGDQAGRNAAWRALESALSNLQDGRKVRFLFLPEGEDPDSLVRAEGPDAFRARLAHQAQPLADYFFQQLTEEADPSTLEGKAHLATLAGPLLEKIPGNTLRLLMRQRLGEITGLSAEALSQISAPRSGLTGQAKPNHTPATAQAPGSEQHAHEYADYDMGQFAGQGDSHYQDASSYFEAPMEFSPGNGGAKQGKKPWKGDRKWDGKGRKGDFTPRQPRTEISVESPTLTALRTLLHHPQLAQSVEDASHFSNEGQTYSQLLAALVEALQKNPKQSSMHLIARWHGTPQGRLLQVLAGKEWLIDDGNLEKQFVDTITTLAHNQLLSSREARLHSVLRKNPSELTDEEKALLREHYSTPSSTGSQS
- the rpoD gene encoding RNA polymerase sigma factor RpoD, encoding MSGKAQQQSRLKELITRGREQGYLTYAEVNDHLPEDISDPEQVEDIIRMINDMGINVFETAPDADALLLAETDTDEAAAEEAAAALAAVESDVGRTTDPVRMYMREMGTVELLTREGEIEIAKRIEEGIREVMSAIAQFPGAVDGILEEYNRIVTEGGRLSDVLSGYIDPDDGTLPAEEVEPVGLKDDAEAKDKDKDEEDEESDGDSEEEEGDGGPDPEEAARRFGAVSEQLEKAKKALKKHGRGSKQATEELVALAELFMPIKLVPKQFDVLVAKVRDALDSVRRQERAIMQLCVRDARMPRADFLRQFPGHETDTAWVDSVLKGKPKYAEAIERLRDDILRNQQKLVDLETSSQLTVAEIKDVNRSMSIGEAKARRAKKEMVEANLRLVISIAKKYTNRGLQFLDLIQEGNIGLMKAVDKFEYRRGYKFSTYATWWIRQAITRSIADQARTIRIPVHMIETINKLNRISRQMLQEMGREPTPEELGERMDMPEDKIRKVLKIAKEPISMETPIGDDEDSHLGDFIEDSTMQSPIEVATSESLKEATREVLAGLTAREAKVLRMRFGIDMNTDHTLEEVGKQFDVTRERIRQIEAKALRKLRHPSRSEHLRSFLDE